In Sparus aurata chromosome 5, fSpaAur1.1, whole genome shotgun sequence, the genomic window CTTAAAGTGAAAATGTCGCACATTCCGCACATGATTTATATAAAATGCAGCTGCAAAAGACATTCACAGTGCTGGGTATTTTACTACGGAAAGCCCTGAGGGAcattattttctctcctgtgtttacgACTTGCGATcatgtgggggaaaaaaaagttgggGATAATCTAAGTTCCttcattttttcagtgtttgttccaggctttaaaataaagcttgctgacataGTTTGACACATTATGGATTCTGgactgttgttaatgttgtgaaacGTTCGCGGTCGGTTAGATTCGGTTGGACTTCACTCAGTGTCCAAACGTAAATTACCTCCAGACACAAAATGTACTTTAACGTCACTCAAGCCTGATCTCTGGAGCTCGAAGTGACGTACGAGGAAACCCAAATGTTCAAACATCCACCCACCCACTGACGGTCAGACAGGTTTCCTCACCattttatactgtaaacatGTCGCTGAGAAGAACTGCAACCTACATCAGAGGTTTACAGTCCGGAGTTCATTCAGTCCGAGAAGCATTTCAAAACACAGAGTGCTCGTCGTGAACTCGTCGCCCTGTTACACACTATCTGTCTGCCACATTTTTACCAGCAGAGCACTTTGTTCCACAATGTAACAGCGCTGAGCGGCAGTACATCTCTCCCCGCTTTCATAAGAACGTTATCGTCGACCTTTCACCTTCGCACCGCGCCAACGTCCATGACATCATTACGTCACGCGTTTATTGCCCCTGACTGTAAACTGGAGATGTCGCCACAGTGTGGCTGAGTTAAACTGCGGATATTAGTTTGGCTCCTTCACATTTATGAGACAAATCAAGCTACTGGAAATAATCTCTGTGGGAGATAAAGGTGATTTTAACAGCACAGAGATGTCAGTCAATATAAGAACTGTACAAAGTGGACTTTCTTCATTCGGGTCATGGAGGGGAATGCCTTAACCTAGTTGGCTAGCAACAAgctaaacatgtttgtttgctgaCACAGGGGGTTTTACACTCCAGCATGGTGACAAAGTTGAACATACTGATGTCAAATCCCCCTAAATAAGCAGTCAAACATATAGATAAAAGAAAGAATTGATGTATAAATAGGAGCTGAGCTCTGCTATTGTTCCTGGGCCTGCACTTCCTCCTTCGCCGGGCCAAGGATCAGCTGCACCTGCAGGGcaagagacaggaggagagggtggaggtGTGGGGGCTGGCGGGTTGGCAGACTGAACAGGACACAGGGAGTGAGGGGCAGAACAATGGTAAGGCCTTGTGGTGGAACTGGAGCGAGACAGCGTGTCTGCAGGGCCGCCGGCCGCCCAGCCCCAGAAGGAACCTCCAGCGCCACACAGGAAAGGGCTTTCTCCAGAGCtgcctgcaacacacacactgacagaacatacaaacacacactgatacagACAAACGCGAACAATAGAGGCCCCCATCCTGACCCAGCCCTGGACATaactctgctgcagctccagggACTCATCGCACACAAACTCAAAGAACAGACCGTTCTGTCAGGGGTGATGAGCTGCGGGGGCCCGAGGTTACCAGCGGTCAGAGCGCTTCGTAGGAGATTCAGCCGCGGGGCCGTCTGCTTACACAGCACTAACTCTGCAAGGCGGTCAGGAATATAAACCAGAGCGGGCTGGTTTCTGTCACTTATCTCAACTTCAAGAAGAACATTTGAAATATGAAGCTTGACCTCGAACTGTGGGATCATCGCAGGGCTTCGCTATCAGCTGTCAGCAAACTCACGCCAAGTAAATATCAAATCCGACAGGTCGTGTTTATATGAAAAGGACCATCGTGGTTCCTGGAAAGTGTACAGAACAAAACTGGACTTGGCGTGTTTGCATAAAGGCAAAGTGTTATGGCCTGGGTGCAGTTTGCTACGGACACTATCATCACATACACAACTCATACAGAAACATCTCAACAACTCAAAACAGCTGAGCAACAACACGTTCAATCAGTGAGACTGAAAACCAATATCAGTCGACCCTACAGAGAGGCTACTtgaccccccaaaaaattaaTTCTCCTTATGTTTTGCTGACTTTTGAGGATTGCACAGTATTTCGAACATGTTTAGCATTGATTATATTGTTAGCAGGTTCATGTTAGCATTAAGCTAAGTGCACAGAGCCGCTGGCAGGCTGTAGACTCGTTTTACGTTGACTTGTTTCAAGCTTTGTATTATTTTTAGATGATATTTTTGGTTCACGTCGATCTTGTCAAACTATTTATCGCGTATTTTATCTCTTATTTTGAACAAGTTGCTCCCAAAGCTGCGTCTGGCGGTGGAACAAACAGCCTCACAGCAGAGTGTTTGACAGCACTTTGAGGACGACGCCAGATGCAGTTTTAAAGTACGTGACCGGTGCCAGACTTCACTGCCATCAGTCCTGAAAACAGAGTCTGGATGATGGAGGCTAACGAGGAGGGGGTTTGTTAACAGAGCGTTCCTCAGAATGAAGCTTTGAAGTCGTTCTAACATCAACAACATCCAGTCCAACCAAAGTGTGAATCAAACCCGATTCTCCCTCCTTCTCGCTGGAACACTTCGACcatatttggtcacattttctcACCATCTGCATCCATCCCATGTTTGTCAAATCACGAAGCAGCTGCAGCGGACAGGAAGCGCTGCTGTCGGAAAAAGAAAGCGATACCGAACCGCCATGACGCTTCGTTCGCATCCccatcaaaacatttaaaagcgTCATGGCGGTTCGGTATCGCTTTTCTTTTCCGTCCGCGTTGCCCCCCTGCCAGCTGTGGGCGCCGTCCAGGTGACGAGGGGTCATCTCGGACGCGGGCCACTGACGCAACATGTACAGAGGTGTTAATGTGACGCCTGGGCAAACTGCGCACCAGAGCGAGGGCGATGCATGCACAATGCAGTGAGTCAtcgtaaaaacaacaaagagcgGCCTCGGGCTCCCCAGTCAACGACATCTGCACAAAGACAATCAGAGACAGCAAATGTGCCAAATTCCAGGAATCCCTCATTTTTCCTGCCAGggaatgtgtttcattttcagtCTGTCTCTTTTGTGTGAGTTAATCCGGATGATGCTACTACAGACATGGGGCCCCTGTGGGAAAAGCCGTGAGTCAGACGCGCCGGCGCTTCGCGGAAAAACTCTCCGACTCTCTCCGAGTGCCCATTCTTTTCCTGCATTCTTTCTTCTCCGCTCATATTCGACCCTCTTCCTGTTTGAACCTTACATCACCACACAGACCCTTGACCTTTGCGCTGTCCCGAGCAGGCCGGTcaagcagctgctgctgacacacGCCGAGGCGAAACTAAGGCAGCGCTTTGCTCCGAACCATCAAACACACTCGACACTGGAGGAGGTAACTTTGTCGTCTGGAGGAGTCGAGGGGAAAGAGCGCTTGAGGATTACAAAGGATCTGAGAGTGACACACTAAACAGTCATTCGCAGCAGGCTCTGTTTTCATTTAACTGTGATGGggagctgatgatgatgatgatgatgatgatgatgtagaaTTACCTGAATGAGGCAAGTGTTGCTCAGCAAACTGAATTACCGCTCATATTCTGGAATCGTTCCATTATTTAGCTCAAGATGGTTTAACAGAAATTTGGGGGTCTTACAAAGCAGACTTTACGACCAcacctcagtttttttttattcccgaACACCGTACTCTGGCACGCGAGCGGTGTGACTCAACTTTTGCAGAATCGCGATGCCGCGTCACAGCTCGCTCCTGGCGCGTTGATCTTCATTATGAGCGCCGTTCGTCTTCTGGTTCACCTCAGGATCGCGTGCCACAAATAACACAATCTGTGAGAGCTCGGGAGCATTAAAAATATTCCCTCGTATTATAAACAGTTTTGCAGCATTTGGGAATCTGATGTGTATCTCTGACTGTCACATTTAAGCAGCCAGCGGCGGGCGGCTGCTGGTAATCTCCTccacttgttttaaaaaaggcttattttaaataaacagcGTGAAAACAAAACGTCTGATAAATGTGAATATGATCATTTTAGTCACTGGTGCCGtgtccaggaaagatgcagccGCTCGGCttctttttcagagataaaacaaactaaatatagAATCAATCGGCGGCTTTTGTTAATGGGAGAGCATCCAAGTGTCAAAGCGCACACTACTCCATAAAACAAGACGCTGACTTATGACTCGGGCTGATGATTTTACGGCAGGATCTTCCAGCCAAACGCTGACTAATCCTAAGCCCGCGTACAGCTCATGCTTTAGTTCCTCATCACAGACCTCGGTTTGAACCGGTCTGCGCTGGATACGAGTCGACTGCCACTCCCCGGCGCTGTAGTCACTCTGATCTGGTGCCTCTTCCACTCCACcgcctttctttctctttctctatccATCCCCCCACACTGCATTTATGATAAAAGGGAACAGGCTAGATCTTGTTTTGGCTGCCTGAGAAAAAGAGACGGCACActgtaaatgtttctctttgttcCGGGTGAAAGGCTGCAGACACGCGCTGCTGTACAGGGTTTCACAGACAAAGAGCTCAGATGAAAcctttaataaatatatttaaaaatatccGAACAGAGAGCCGAAGAAAGCATTTTGTTGGTATTCATCAGTAAATATCTGAATCTTTTCCTCTGactcgctttttttattttcctgtcgGATACATtcgtgtgttttttgtgcacaTCACGACTCTGATCATCGCGTCACATTTTAACCCGTCTTATATTCTCATTTACGTAATTCTGCTACacctccacccccctcctcccaccacacacctccacccagTATCTTCCTCTCTCTGAGGTTACTGTCCTCCAGGCTCGAAGGCCGTCTGCCAGAGTGTCTGTTGACATGAAAGCATTTACCGTTTCTAGGGGCTGATGAAAGGCAGGAAGAGGGCGGGAGCGAAACCGGCACGGGTCCAAACCGCTCACACCGCTGCCAACACAGCAAAGACGGGCCAAGACAATTGCCTCGAATATTTAGCCTTTTTTTCCTGAACAATTGGATTGCCCTAAAAGGGAAAAGGGGGCCAATAAAAAACGCTGCCTGGTGTGAGACACACGAGCCAAACAAAAAAGGGACCGAGAGATAAAAGAGTAAAAATACTCGGCCTGATAAAGCGACTGTGATACAGCGGCCGGTTTAAAAAGGGTCGTTGACCTCTGTAACCTCAGCTGGAGATTAATACTctaataaaaaaggaaaatcatgCAGATTCTCAGTGTTTGCACGTCATTCCTTCAGATGACTTGGATGAAAATATTCACACCACGCTAAATATTCAGCTATCGTTACGTCAAGCGGCCGGTTAGCTTGGATCAGCACAAAAAACTGGAGCCAGGGTTCGTCAGTAGAGTCACAAAATCCACCAAACAGCTCACTTATTAACACTTTGTTCAAGCTgtgcaaacaaaaagacatattGTGGTTTGACGGGGCGTAGCTGAGCTAACCGACCTCGCTGGGTTGCACCACACTCATGTCCTCCTGAGGAAGATGTTTGTCccttcagctgctaaatgtctCCGTGTGTCCgtcagctgatctcagagctgtGAGCGGTCGTTGCTCGGCCACCCTTCACACTCTCATTGTTATAAGAATGACTATAGTAGCTGTTTCACGGTCAGTTTATTGCCTACTAATGACTTTTTTACAAGTGTGTTCCTTCTCAGCGTCATAAAATCTGTCAGACACCTTGTACAGTTCACCTCACCTGTCACTGAACCCTCAGATGtattcattcatcatcattCGATCAACACTTCCACCACATTTtgattttcctccttttctggGAAGGAGTAACAAGTTTGAAATTAGCTGATCGCGTGAGCATCCGGCTGTCTGTGGctcacatttatttgtttcacacacacacacacacagacagacagacacaccttTTTCACCAGGTGATTATTCACCTGagagctccacacacacacacacaccgcaggGTGACTGCTGACACTCGAGCCTCCTCATATATCTCTCTGCACATGTGAGGGAGCGCCTACTGTCAGATGTCGTCATGCACAACAACAACCCAGGGAACTGGTTTGAGCCGGCAGAGGAACTATCACTGCAGGCAGATTAGCAGACATCCACTCAGGCGATCTGCGTGTCTGCAGCTAAGCCTCCACCCAACGGCTGATGAAACGCCGTAAAACAGGGCGAGGAGCTTGTAGTGGATGTAGTAGACGGTTGCAGTGACGGAGGGGTCATTTATGATTTTGTGTAGCGTGAGGAATCAGAGAGGgggatagaagaagaagaagaagaagaagaagaaggggggaaGCCTCCACCCGTCTAAAACCCTGTAATGCCACTTAGACAGGCTCTTATCAGGAGAGCAGGGATGATTAAATACACTCCAACGCAAACACACTGGTGCTGTGGAAGCCGtcatcctccccctcccctcccctcccctcccctcccctctcctctccgccCAAACTGAGCCAAACTGGTTCACGCTGGTCTGGTGAGGCGTTCAGGGCTGTGAGGGGGAAACCCTGATGAAGGTTAACCACATCCTCTCATGAGTAAACGCCTGTTCCCTCTCAAATGCCCTCTGCTGCGTCAGGGCGAGGAACAAaaggcagaaatgtgaaataaacGGAAACATTATCCTAGATTACATGAGTCAACGCGTTAATGTGTCGGGCGTGAGGTCAAGACGATCACTTTCCTCCGTCTGAGGCTGATGTGTTGATTCACTCGAGGGGTTTCCTTGTTTATGAGCCCACACCGTCACAGCTGTCGGGCCGCAGAGGTGTTAATCAATTTTTAAACAAATCCTGCAGTTTTCTGATAAAGATTCAAACGTGCAGACGCTCCGGCCTCCAcgtctctgtcctctgctgttaaaaacatgtttcttttctttcgcTTCATGAATTAAAGTGTTTgttaaagtaaaagtgaaaactGTGATCCAAGTAATGATTAATTCCCCCTCATCTGGAATCACAGTCGTCACATCTGTTGGAAAGATTATACTAAATATGATTTTTCCTGCAGATATTTTCCTCACTTCTCATTTCTGTATTTTAGTTTTGTGCCTGAATAAGATGGATTTAACTTCACTGCTTCTGTCCTTTAAAATGCCTCAACATGAGCTGCTTCCTCAGAACAAAGAGGTCGACACCGCCGTGATAAACCCTCCATACTGACATACAGCTTCATATCATCAGAATATTGATTTAATAATAATCCAAAACAGGATGATTTTAACCTCACATGGCCAAAAAAAGCCACACAGTGAAACCAACATGTGCAAGAAGGACAAACAAAGGGTTCAACTTTTGTAGACAATgtaataatttattaaaaaatgacaaacaaaaggaGCACAAATCATCGTGCTGCAACATTTTGTGACAGCAACAACACATTAGTGGCCACTGATGAACAGAACAGTGTTCATAGAAAACAAAGGCGTGTGTTCAGGACAGGCATTCAGGTTGTTCGGCACTAAAAGTCTTAATGATTGCAGCTGTGCGCCTCCATCATCAACCCCACCGCCGAGGTGATGGAGGCTCCACCTGTACAAGGTGCTGCTTCACAGTCAGGCATCCGACAGGAATGCATTCAACGGATTCAAGTCTCAGGGGAAAAGACGTGTTCTTGCTTCTTCGTATTCCCAAGTTCAGACAGCTCGTGTTCTCCCAGGATGCTCTCCGCTCCGGGCCGGACCTCCGTCCGTGACGCGGCGGCTGCTGCCCCGGGGCGCGCCGCTCCTCCAGGGGCGCGTCGCTCTCCTCCTCCGCACCTCGCGCTCCGTTTTTCCAGGCGACAGCGCGGGCGGTCACCCGTTCACATCGGGAGTGTTTTCACGCTCGGCTCACGCAATGGagccgacagacagacagaaagactgGACGCACTCCCCGGTCAGCGCATCTTGAGCAGCTGCCGGAGCATCCCGGCGATCTGCAGGAACTTGTCCTTCTTGCGCTGCTTCAGCGCCATCAGGGCCCGGGCCGTCTCCTCCGGGTCCTGGGTGTAGGAGAAGATGCTCCTCACTCGCTCCTCCGCCTTCATGTCGCCGGTTTTCTGGAAGAGCCTCATCAGCGCGTCCTGGTTGACGTTCTCGAAGATGTTGGCCGAAGCCTTCTTGCGGTGCGCCGTGTCGAACTTGTTGCCGTGGACCGAGGGGCTGACCCGGCGGCACTCTGAGGACACGTAGGACGACATGTTGGTTCTctttgtctgtgtctctgctgctggatGTCTTGGTGCTCCGTGTGTGGCCCGTCCAACTCGCTGCGGATGAGTTGTCAGGTGCGCACCGGTTGGGCAGCAACGGCTGAGCAGAGTGAGTGCAGCCCGGCTGAGGCTCCGGAGTTTTTATAGcgcggagaggaggagggtggttCTGCTCAGGGACCAGCCGTGACGTCAGCAGAGGGCGGAACCGCCTCTGGGCAGCACAATAGACTGTACAGCTCCTGtgctgcagcagactgatgGTGACCAGGAGCCCTCTGAGACCTCAGAGGGGCCACATCCAGATATTCAGCAAAAACTGTTGTCCAGGATTCTGTTTATGGTTAATTAATACTGTATCTTATTGATTTATTGGATGTTTTATAATCAATCCATCATCTGAGACTGCTTGAATCTCTTTTCCAGGGTTACGGGGAGCCGGAGACGATCCCAGCTGACTGTGGGCGACGGCGGGtcacaccctggatgagtcgccggTTCATCACACCTACACGGACAATTTAGAGTTACAGATTAACCCGGCTGCCCTCGGActgcaggaggaagctggacctCAGGATTTCTTAAATCCTGGTCACGACCCACGAGGGATATTGGTGCATAAGTGCACAGATAtccaataaaagtcaaatgaaaagtGTCTTAGGTATCAAAAATATTCAGATATCaagtaaaacattaaaatataatatcaCCAACTCATTTAGAGTAAATTCCACCTTATGAGATCACAATAACAGGTAACTAAAGCTGAATACGTCACATAAAAACTATATATActtaaatatattaaagttaaaggagcagtttgtaGCTTTCATCACTCAGGTACGTCTTTCTGTCAGCCTGGAGTGATAAGAAGCGCCACTTACTTATCAGTTCCCCCTTTTAAAGAGGAACTGGGCAGTTTTGGAAAGGAAATTCAAACCGTGTCTACACGTAAACATCGTTTCAGGTCGATAAAAAAGGAGCTTTTGgaatataaatgaatgtgtaCGTGTGGACTACGTATCAGATATTTAATATTAACAACAGTAATGAGGCTTTCCCAGAACGCTGCACGGagatagaaaggtggcagggtccgccacatgtaaacaaagtaagacAGTATGTCCGTTTGTTTGTCTCACACACGTATTTTCCTCCACTGGTCCACTTCGCAAACAAACATGATTAAATACGCAGCATTAATTTATAATAtctgtgtcgtgtgtgtgtttaatgttcGCTGTGCTGTCGTCAGCGGGGACGTGACACAGATGTGAGGAGGTCTCGGCTCTTCTGAGTCATCTTCTGATTTGTTGACACGTCGCTGAAACAGT contains:
- the tcima gene encoding transcriptional and immune response regulator a; this encodes MSSYVSSECRRVSPSVHGNKFDTAHRKKASANIFENVNQDALMRLFQKTGDMKAEERVRSIFSYTQDPEETARALMALKQRKKDKFLQIAGMLRQLLKMR